A region from the Haladaptatus sp. R4 genome encodes:
- a CDS encoding PrsW family intramembrane metalloprotease, whose translation MGGSEDEQIERSLREEDLYDVTTWEKRTVLDRVSVGIYRGLTNNWQRIFVVLAVLLFVAQLAATGFILFVEPALGVLTFLSVIPAFVLAALIWYGDDVQREPLAPLAVTFLLGVLFAGFASLLNTALQPVFQLIPVVGTILFFYLEVGPVEETSKWLASRLYAYRTEYLSAAIDGAVFGAFAGLGFATIENFTYITNALFTAGKLPMSRLVSVVVGTAAQRSFVGPGHVIYASFAGYYLGLAKGNPENRGPIIVKGLLIAALIHATYDTLVTYLPLTGVTFIAFVIVYDGIFLAILYRKISRYRHKYQQATEQPEQSPS comes from the coding sequence ATGGGTGGGAGTGAAGACGAGCAGATAGAAAGATCGCTTCGGGAAGAAGACCTGTACGACGTTACCACGTGGGAGAAACGGACGGTACTCGACCGGGTGTCGGTCGGTATCTACCGTGGGCTCACGAACAACTGGCAACGGATATTCGTCGTGCTCGCGGTGTTGCTGTTCGTCGCGCAACTCGCGGCCACGGGGTTCATCCTGTTCGTGGAACCGGCGCTGGGGGTGTTGACGTTCCTGTCGGTGATTCCGGCGTTCGTCCTCGCGGCGCTCATCTGGTACGGCGACGACGTGCAGCGGGAACCGCTCGCGCCGCTCGCGGTGACGTTCCTGCTGGGTGTGTTGTTCGCGGGGTTCGCGTCCCTGCTCAACACGGCGCTGCAACCCGTTTTCCAGCTGATTCCCGTCGTCGGAACGATTCTGTTCTTCTATCTGGAAGTCGGTCCGGTCGAGGAGACGTCGAAGTGGCTCGCTTCGCGGTTGTACGCCTATCGAACCGAGTACCTCTCCGCCGCCATCGACGGCGCGGTGTTCGGTGCGTTCGCCGGACTCGGCTTCGCGACCATCGAAAACTTCACGTACATCACGAACGCGCTGTTCACGGCGGGTAAGCTTCCGATGTCGAGGCTCGTCAGCGTCGTGGTCGGCACCGCCGCACAGCGGTCGTTCGTCGGCCCGGGCCACGTCATCTACGCGTCGTTCGCGGGCTACTACCTCGGCTTGGCGAAGGGGAACCCGGAAAATCGCGGTCCCATCATCGTCAAAGGCCTGCTCATCGCCGCGCTCATTCACGCGACCTACGATACGCTGGTGACGTACCTCCCGCTGACGGGGGTGACGTTCATCGCCTTCGTCATCGTTTACGACGGCATCTTCCTCGCGATCCTCTACCGGAAGATTTCGCGGTACCGCCACAAGTACCAGCAGGCGACCGAACAGCCCGAACAGAGTCCGTCGTAG
- a CDS encoding MFS transporter, whose translation MAEADAADTEDAVSVWEPLGEPVFRAMWTAALVSNVGTWMQNVGAAWLMTSLTTSALLVALVQTATTLPVVLVSLPAGAIGDIVDRRWLLLVVQAWMLISAVILSGLTAVGARRRGYCCCSRSRSASAPRS comes from the coding sequence GTGGCTGAGGCGGACGCGGCGGACACGGAGGACGCGGTTTCGGTCTGGGAACCCTTGGGCGAACCCGTTTTCCGGGCGATGTGGACGGCGGCGTTGGTGTCGAACGTCGGAACGTGGATGCAGAACGTCGGCGCGGCGTGGCTGATGACCTCGCTGACCACCTCGGCGCTGTTGGTCGCGCTGGTGCAGACGGCGACGACGCTCCCGGTCGTGCTCGTGTCGCTTCCGGCGGGTGCCATCGGCGACATCGTGGACCGGCGTTGGCTGCTGTTGGTGGTGCAGGCGTGGATGCTGATCAGCGCCGTGATACTGAGCGGGCTGACGGCGGTCGGCGCGCGACGCCGTGGATACTGCTGTTGCTCACGTTCTCGCTCGGCTTCGGCACCGCGTTCCTGA
- a CDS encoding STAS domain-containing protein, whose amino-acid sequence MGRVPGSDEFSDLTRHPENERVPGVLVYRVDAELFFANAPTIRAAVMDEVDTRERPVSLVVLDMRSSRRRPHRRRHARIAGRGPR is encoded by the coding sequence ATGGGCAGGGTTCCGGGGTCGGACGAGTTCAGCGACCTGACGCGTCATCCGGAAAACGAACGCGTTCCGGGCGTGCTGGTGTACCGCGTGGACGCCGAGTTGTTCTTCGCCAACGCGCCGACAATCCGTGCGGCGGTCATGGACGAGGTCGATACCCGCGAGCGCCCCGTCTCGCTCGTCGTCCTCGACATGCGCTCGTCGCGACGGCGACCTCACCGCCGCCGACATGCTCGTATCGCTGGCCGAGGACCTCGATAA
- a CDS encoding sulfatase-like hydrolase/transferase, translated as MNTNDIPITVLFTVDSLRADALPKDGEIADLERRGTTFENAFAHGNWTPFSFPSILGGDHVFTDSSDIGLSDRPTLAETLRDAGIPTAGFNGANGFLTDHWGYDRGFEAFETFTSSTTDSFYSKYLTAHPTVQAWLQVAASPFRRLLGGDGGARNVSRMQDVERHAIDFIERAEPPFFLWVHYMDVHTPYVPAPKFVRDETGVNVGSLKMLKAHAQAGLGREVSGETLDNLQSLYRAAIRQVDESVGRVLSALSKRGLRDDAFLVFAGDHGEEFMEHGHLAHYPKLYEELIHVPLLVSHPGGDTDADTVEQAVGLDAIPPTICDAMGVEHDFDGESLLDRQSVSTPVTSVAVRGPNVTYQPIPRRLDDGELLVSARTREWTYIYHTESEKRELYDRREDPKESNDLLSGDEDSRSPRAFTRPSRNESPRWCLGGPTTKIEATRTGTPRRRKSRTG; from the coding sequence ATGAACACGAACGATATTCCCATTACCGTCCTGTTCACCGTCGATTCGCTTCGAGCGGACGCCCTGCCGAAGGACGGCGAGATTGCCGACCTCGAACGACGGGGAACCACATTCGAAAACGCCTTCGCACACGGCAACTGGACGCCGTTTTCCTTCCCCTCGATTCTCGGCGGTGACCACGTTTTCACCGATTCGAGCGACATCGGACTTTCCGATAGACCGACGCTCGCCGAAACGCTTCGAGACGCAGGAATTCCGACTGCGGGGTTCAACGGCGCGAACGGATTCCTGACCGACCATTGGGGCTACGACCGTGGCTTCGAGGCGTTCGAGACGTTCACGTCGAGCACGACCGACTCGTTTTACAGCAAATACCTCACCGCCCATCCGACCGTTCAGGCGTGGCTCCAAGTCGCGGCGTCGCCGTTCCGACGACTGCTCGGCGGCGACGGTGGAGCACGAAACGTCTCCCGGATGCAAGACGTGGAGCGTCACGCCATCGACTTCATCGAGCGCGCGGAACCGCCCTTCTTCCTCTGGGTGCACTACATGGACGTTCACACCCCGTACGTCCCCGCGCCGAAGTTCGTCCGCGACGAAACCGGGGTCAACGTCGGGTCGCTGAAGATGCTCAAGGCGCACGCCCAGGCGGGACTCGGTCGGGAGGTCAGCGGCGAGACGCTGGACAACCTCCAGTCGCTCTACCGCGCCGCGATTCGGCAGGTCGACGAGAGCGTCGGGCGCGTCCTCTCGGCGCTCTCGAAGCGGGGGCTACGGGACGATGCGTTCCTCGTCTTCGCGGGCGACCACGGCGAGGAGTTCATGGAACACGGCCACCTCGCTCACTACCCGAAACTGTACGAGGAGTTGATACACGTCCCGCTCCTCGTCTCGCATCCTGGCGGCGACACCGATGCCGACACCGTCGAACAGGCCGTCGGTCTCGACGCGATTCCGCCGACGATTTGCGATGCGATGGGGGTCGAACACGACTTCGACGGCGAGAGTTTGCTGGACCGGCAATCGGTCTCCACGCCGGTCACGTCCGTCGCCGTTCGCGGGCCGAACGTCACGTATCAGCCGATTCCGCGGCGATTGGACGACGGCGAACTACTCGTGAGCGCCAGGACGCGGGAGTGGACGTACATCTACCACACGGAATCCGAAAAACGCGAACTGTACGACCGCCGTGAGGACCCCAAGGAATCGAACGACCTGCTCTCCGGCGACGAGGACTCGCGGTCCCCGAGGGCCTTCACGAGGCCGTCGAGGAACGAATCGCCGCGATGGTGTCTGGGGGGTCCGACGACGAAAATCGAAGCGACGAGGACGGGGACGCCCCGCCGGAGGAAATCACGGACCGGTTGA
- a CDS encoding helix-turn-helix domain-containing protein, translating into MSTIAIVRLPASEFALEATLERVPGVTFEVERVVAPEAERVMPYVWATADPDQFDALHAALEDDPTTDDIELLADLDDEWLFRMEWVGKTRFVIHVLVEESGTIIDANGNGDEWKLRILFPTRDALGVTYQYCEEHDIPLEIEQIYRLDESPRRGQYGLTKEQYDTLVAALEEGYYDIPRTISGEELSRDLGISHQALSERLRRAYTNLIANALVIGEGELE; encoded by the coding sequence ATGAGTACAATCGCCATCGTGCGACTCCCGGCATCGGAGTTCGCACTGGAGGCGACACTCGAACGGGTTCCGGGCGTTACGTTCGAAGTCGAACGTGTCGTCGCACCCGAAGCCGAGCGGGTAATGCCCTACGTCTGGGCGACGGCAGACCCGGACCAGTTCGACGCCCTCCACGCCGCCCTCGAAGACGACCCGACAACCGACGATATAGAGCTTCTCGCTGATTTGGACGACGAGTGGCTGTTTCGTATGGAGTGGGTCGGGAAAACCAGATTCGTCATCCACGTCCTCGTCGAGGAGAGCGGAACGATAATCGACGCGAACGGTAACGGCGACGAGTGGAAACTACGCATCCTGTTTCCCACTCGGGACGCACTGGGCGTGACGTACCAGTACTGCGAAGAACACGACATTCCGCTCGAAATCGAGCAGATATATCGACTCGACGAATCCCCTCGACGGGGACAGTACGGACTCACGAAGGAGCAGTACGACACCCTCGTCGCCGCGCTGGAGGAGGGCTACTACGACATCCCGCGGACGATTTCGGGCGAGGAACTCTCCCGGGACCTCGGAATCTCACACCAAGCCCTCTCCGAACGACTCCGTCGTGCGTACACGAACCTGATAGCGAACGCGCTCGTCATCGGCGAAGGCGAACTGGAATAG
- a CDS encoding ABC transporter permease: protein MEFRETLRMSLRAIRSHRVRSSLSAFGVVIGIAAVITLVTLGTSLRVDILHEFTGGHAPNVYVWAGPPGGQAGFGAQPVFTAHDVDRLRHIDGVATVVPRGILPVIALSHGGQTVSQNQIVATTPAQFRTRKFAHGESFRQGKREVVVNPAAATMFDDTLRVGDSVEIRTSDGSTVRARVVGVLRHSNGNGQFDSGGSLPQVYVPTRPFYSSTVKSPTQGTDERVYPLLTVVAKNHATIPQSKRAVKAYLHSNSDAVRLTPDKYAIRVRTDQDLVNRLKDVLTTLTTFITSIAVISLVVAGPSASPTSCW from the coding sequence ATGGAGTTCCGCGAAACGCTCCGAATGAGCCTCAGGGCGATCCGAAGCCATCGCGTTCGCTCCTCGCTTTCGGCGTTCGGCGTCGTCATCGGCATCGCCGCCGTCATCACGCTCGTCACGCTCGGCACCAGCCTTCGCGTCGATATCCTCCACGAGTTCACCGGCGGCCACGCGCCGAACGTGTACGTCTGGGCGGGTCCGCCCGGCGGCCAAGCCGGATTCGGTGCACAACCCGTCTTCACCGCCCACGACGTCGACCGACTCCGCCACATCGACGGCGTCGCGACGGTGGTTCCGAGAGGTATCCTCCCCGTCATCGCGCTCTCCCACGGCGGCCAGACGGTGAGCCAAAATCAGATCGTGGCGACGACGCCGGCGCAGTTCCGAACCCGAAAATTCGCTCACGGCGAGTCGTTTCGGCAGGGAAAACGCGAAGTCGTGGTGAACCCGGCGGCGGCGACGATGTTCGACGACACCCTCCGCGTCGGTGACAGCGTCGAGATCAGAACGAGCGACGGCAGTACCGTGCGCGCCCGCGTCGTCGGCGTGTTACGCCACTCGAACGGGAACGGCCAGTTCGACAGCGGCGGGTCGCTCCCGCAGGTGTACGTCCCGACACGGCCGTTCTACAGTTCGACGGTGAAGAGTCCGACGCAGGGTACCGACGAGCGCGTCTACCCGCTCCTGACGGTGGTCGCAAAGAACCACGCGACGATTCCTCAAAGCAAGCGGGCGGTGAAAGCCTACCTTCACTCCAATTCCGACGCGGTCCGACTCACGCCCGACAAGTACGCCATTCGGGTGCGAACCGACCAGGACCTCGTGAATCGGCTGAAGGACGTGCTCACGACGCTGACGACGTTCATCACGAGCATCGCGGTCATCTCGCTCGTCGTCGCGGGGCCATCGGCATCGCCAACATCATGCTGGTGA
- a CDS encoding AI-2E family transporter, which produces MKFERDDGTSSTELGWWVFAAALAVVLVTSLDSYLGWFVFGLFLYYVARPISRWLQERGVPSGIATILTLALIILPFIALLAAIAVIAFGQLSAVRAADVERLVRTLFPGFDFGTIPTTPERLYDSVSELLTNPSIRSFLFRIRGFVGTFAAQSYNLFLTLIFVFFLVRDEATMTGWFRRTVADEETSTYRYLQAVDQGLNSVFFGYTLTIFVIIVLSAVIYNLLNLVAPPSMVIPQTMLVAVATGLATIVPLVGRSIVYFFVVAYLAIVAFETDPVRLWFPILLLLIMEIAFDNVVRTYIRPVLSGRLFPTSLIVFAYLLGPPIFGWYGIFLGPFIMVVVVQFLWVVFPTLSWPGSPESNDG; this is translated from the coding sequence ATGAAATTCGAGCGCGACGATGGCACGAGTTCGACCGAACTCGGTTGGTGGGTGTTCGCCGCCGCGTTGGCCGTCGTGCTCGTCACGTCGCTCGATTCGTATCTCGGCTGGTTCGTGTTCGGCCTCTTTTTGTACTACGTCGCCCGGCCAATCTCAAGATGGCTCCAGGAGCGGGGAGTGCCGTCAGGAATCGCCACGATTCTGACGCTGGCGCTCATCATCCTGCCGTTCATCGCGCTGCTCGCGGCGATAGCCGTGATCGCGTTCGGTCAACTTTCGGCCGTCCGCGCCGCCGACGTCGAACGGCTGGTTCGAACCCTCTTTCCGGGCTTCGACTTCGGAACGATTCCGACGACGCCCGAAAGGCTGTACGACTCGGTTTCGGAACTGCTTACGAACCCATCGATTCGTTCGTTTCTCTTCCGGATTCGCGGGTTCGTGGGGACGTTCGCGGCCCAATCGTACAACCTGTTTCTCACGCTCATCTTCGTCTTCTTCCTCGTGCGCGACGAGGCGACGATGACGGGGTGGTTCCGGCGGACGGTCGCGGACGAGGAAACGAGCACCTATCGGTACCTGCAAGCCGTCGATCAGGGGCTGAACTCCGTGTTCTTCGGCTACACCCTGACCATCTTCGTCATCATCGTCCTGTCCGCGGTCATCTACAACCTGCTCAACCTCGTCGCGCCGCCGAGCATGGTGATTCCCCAGACGATGCTCGTGGCGGTTGCGACCGGCCTCGCCACCATCGTCCCGCTCGTCGGGCGCTCCATCGTCTACTTCTTCGTCGTCGCCTACCTCGCCATCGTCGCGTTCGAAACTGACCCCGTTCGGCTCTGGTTTCCGATCCTGCTCCTGCTCATCATGGAAATCGCGTTCGACAACGTCGTCCGGACCTACATCCGTCCGGTTCTCTCGGGACGGTTGTTCCCGACGAGCCTCATCGTGTTCGCCTATCTCCTCGGCCCGCCGATTTTCGGCTGGTACGGTATCTTCCTCGGCCCGTTCATCATGGTCGTCGTGGTGCAGTTCCTCTGGGTCGTGTTTCCGACGTTGTCGTGGCCCGGATCTCCGGAATCGAATGACGGTTGA
- a CDS encoding SulP family inorganic anion transporter yields MVLLATGLLAVTNLEERGVEIVGNIPNGLPPLSIPTLTAGTLPDLLPVALALFLLSYVEGMSAVETFARRHDDSVDANQELLADGLTNLAAGIGHGFVVGGSMSRSALNDEVGGKTQLTSGVAAVAITLVLLFLTDLFATLPETVLALRRRRRRLGTRRRVGTQAHLPHRQAGVRHGRVRVLGVLFFGMLSACSSASSSRSSSSWRGQPTRTRLRWAGFRGRTSSAT; encoded by the coding sequence GTGGTCCTCCTCGCGACCGGTCTGCTGGCGGTGACGAATCTGGAGGAACGGGGCGTCGAAATCGTCGGGAACATTCCGAACGGCTTGCCGCCGCTCTCGATTCCGACGCTGACCGCCGGAACCCTCCCCGACCTGCTCCCCGTCGCGCTCGCGCTCTTCCTGCTCTCGTACGTCGAGGGGATGAGCGCCGTCGAGACGTTCGCCCGGCGACACGACGACTCCGTGGACGCGAATCAGGAACTCCTCGCGGACGGTCTCACGAACCTCGCGGCGGGAATCGGTCACGGCTTCGTCGTCGGGGGGAGCATGTCCCGAAGCGCGCTCAACGACGAAGTCGGCGGAAAGACACAACTCACGAGCGGCGTCGCGGCGGTTGCTATCACCCTCGTCCTCCTGTTTTTGACCGACTTGTTCGCGACGCTTCCCGAAACCGTCCTCGCGCTCCGTCGTCGTCGTCGCCGTCTCGGGACTCGTCGACGTGTCGGAACTCAAGCGCATCTACCGCATCGACAAGCCGGAGTTCGCCACGGCCGCGTCCGCGTTCTCGGCGTCCTCTTCTTCGGGATGCTGTCGGCGTGTTCATCGGCGTCCTCGTCTCGATCCTCGTCGTCGTGGCGCGGGCAACCTACCCGCACACGGCTACGATGGGCAGGGTTCCGGGGTCGGACGAGTTCAGCGACCTGA
- a CDS encoding pyridoxamine 5'-phosphate oxidase family protein — MTELSGEWSKDELIGYFERTTVPLRLACRTPSGNLWMVSLWYLYDGDALRCATAASADIVGLLRKNPSVAFEVSTNDPPYTGVRGNGTASVEPDPGKELLRELVTRYLGDADSRLARELLSDDRTEVTVRIEPNRLHSWDFTARMGEQSP, encoded by the coding sequence ATGACCGAACTATCAGGCGAGTGGTCGAAGGACGAACTGATCGGGTACTTCGAGCGGACGACCGTTCCGCTTCGGTTGGCCTGTAGGACCCCGTCGGGGAACCTGTGGATGGTATCGCTCTGGTACCTGTACGACGGCGACGCCCTCCGGTGTGCGACCGCCGCGAGCGCGGACATCGTCGGCCTGCTTCGGAAGAATCCGTCCGTCGCCTTCGAGGTGTCAACGAACGACCCGCCGTACACCGGGGTACGAGGGAACGGAACCGCGAGCGTGGAACCCGATCCGGGGAAGGAACTGCTTCGGGAGTTGGTGACTCGGTATCTCGGGGACGCCGATTCACGACTCGCCCGGGAGTTGCTGTCGGACGACCGAACCGAGGTGACCGTCCGGATCGAACCGAACCGCCTGCACAGTTGGGATTTCACCGCTCGAATGGGCGAGCAATCTCCATGA
- a CDS encoding DUF502 domain-containing protein, giving the protein MATSDDLSLLDKLRETALTGITVVVPLLITLYVVVVLLKFVRNMLIPLLGLVPVGSIFVLGGIAVLVIVSMILMVGFVAHSPVGERAIDNFDYAISQIPGLGTVYRSFRRMGDAMIESDEDHFRDVKLLEFPTDDTYTFAFVTAETPDEVRKATGEEKMTTVFLPMAPNPVMGGFVVNVPNDDLLDVDIPLEVAFRALVTSGVGLDEMGASTEGLSEDQLRRLTGQDVARYQD; this is encoded by the coding sequence ATGGCTACTTCGGACGATTTGTCACTATTGGATAAACTACGGGAGACGGCGCTCACTGGTATTACCGTCGTCGTTCCCCTTCTCATTACGTTGTACGTCGTCGTCGTTTTGCTCAAGTTCGTCAGGAACATGCTGATTCCGCTCTTGGGGCTCGTTCCCGTCGGCTCCATATTCGTCCTCGGTGGCATCGCGGTACTGGTCATCGTGTCCATGATATTGATGGTCGGGTTCGTCGCCCACTCGCCGGTCGGCGAGCGCGCCATCGATAACTTCGATTACGCTATCAGCCAGATTCCCGGACTCGGCACCGTCTATCGGAGTTTCCGCCGGATGGGGGACGCGATGATCGAGAGCGACGAGGACCACTTTCGGGACGTGAAACTGCTCGAATTCCCGACCGACGACACGTACACGTTCGCGTTCGTCACGGCGGAGACGCCGGACGAGGTGCGAAAAGCGACCGGCGAGGAGAAGATGACCACCGTCTTCCTGCCGATGGCTCCGAACCCGGTGATGGGCGGGTTCGTCGTCAACGTTCCCAACGACGACCTCCTGGACGTCGATATTCCACTGGAAGTCGCGTTCCGCGCCCTCGTCACCAGCGGCGTCGGACTGGACGAGATGGGAGCCAGTACGGAGGGGCTGAGCGAAGACCAACTCCGACGTCTGACGGGGCAAGACGTGGCTCGGTATCAGGACTGA
- a CDS encoding FtsX-like permease family protein, whose product MSVTERTREIGIMKAVGAGNRDVLQLFLMQAVLLGVVGSIFGVALGAVGGYIATQYVGLPLVFAYEVVPLAIGVGILVGMVTGLYPAWNAARVDPIDALRYE is encoded by the coding sequence GTGAGCGTGACCGAACGCACCCGCGAGATCGGTATCATGAAAGCCGTCGGCGCGGGGAACCGCGACGTGCTCCAACTGTTTCTGATGCAGGCCGTCCTGCTCGGCGTCGTCGGTTCTATCTTCGGCGTCGCACTCGGTGCCGTCGGTGGCTACATCGCCACGCAGTACGTCGGTCTGCCGCTCGTCTTCGCGTACGAAGTCGTCCCCCTCGCCATCGGGGTCGGTATCCTCGTCGGAATGGTCACCGGTCTCTACCCGGCGTGGAACGCCGCGCGGGTGGACCCCATCGACGCGTTGCGGTACGAGTAG
- a CDS encoding AEC family transporter yields MSAVSAFTSAILPIIAIAGVGYVIGWRTGISVDQLNTVALNFFLPALVFHGIVTTDLSGKTVLNLGLAVFAYTLVMMGVAYLSGRTLDLPDAALPGVVLASAFPNSGFVGIPLTEFVFGDVGRTTATLFLTIQSVILYTVGVYVVSASSDNTAGVRSAVREVFRLPLVYAVVLAALVRFLGLVPPVDGTFMTTLDSVGSASVPLMLTVVGIQLAEVDLGGLHRIALPTRSNSSSRRFWGRVSRSSSGSRDRTWATSSSSNVRRPPPSLRSPSPSPTATTTGSRSRPPST; encoded by the coding sequence ATGAGTGCGGTATCCGCGTTCACCTCCGCGATTCTCCCGATCATCGCCATCGCGGGCGTCGGATACGTCATCGGGTGGCGAACCGGCATCTCGGTCGATCAACTCAACACGGTCGCGCTGAACTTCTTCCTCCCGGCGCTCGTCTTCCACGGAATCGTCACCACCGATTTGAGCGGCAAGACGGTGCTCAACCTTGGTCTCGCCGTCTTCGCGTACACGCTCGTCATGATGGGCGTCGCGTACCTCAGCGGACGAACGCTCGACCTGCCGGACGCCGCCCTGCCCGGCGTCGTGTTGGCGAGCGCGTTCCCGAACTCCGGGTTCGTCGGAATCCCGCTCACGGAGTTCGTCTTCGGCGACGTCGGGCGGACCACGGCGACGCTGTTTCTCACGATACAGAGCGTCATCCTCTACACGGTCGGCGTCTACGTCGTCTCCGCGAGCAGCGATAACACCGCGGGCGTGCGAAGTGCGGTCCGAGAAGTGTTTCGACTGCCGCTCGTCTACGCCGTCGTCCTCGCGGCGCTCGTCCGTTTTCTGGGTCTCGTTCCGCCCGTCGATGGAACGTTCATGACGACGCTCGATAGCGTCGGGTCGGCGTCCGTCCCGTTGATGCTCACCGTCGTCGGCATCCAACTGGCGGAGGTGGACCTCGGCGGACTGCACCGAATCGCGCTCCCGACGCGCTCAAACTCGTCGTCGCGCCGGTTCTGGGGGCGGGTATCGCGGTCGTCGTCGGGTTCACGCGACCGCACGTGGGCAACATCTTCATCCTCGAATGTGCGACGCCCGCCGCCGTCACTCCGCTCGCCCTCACCATCGCCTACAGCGACCACGACGGGGAGTCGCTCTCGACCGCCGAGTACATGA
- a CDS encoding tryptophanase: MRAYRAKVVEPIHLPDRDERVANIEAAGYNVFNLDSEDVFIDLLTDSGTGTMSDAQWAAMMRGDEAYAGSDSFKRLQESVSDVMGFDKIVPAHQGRGAENVLYGVTVSEGDYVPNNTHFDTTRAHVVNNGGKPVDCPVDVAPDDPFQGNLDPDKVRELADEVGAENIPAVLVTITNNSMAGQPVSVANIREAREVADELDALLVIDACRFAENAYFVQQREAEFEGEERGRHRPRGTFLRRRHRHEREEGRARQHRRVRFGVRDDDLFEHAKQRGILYEGFTTYGGLAGRDLEAMAVGLREAVTQPYIESRVEQVAELGDLLLEADVPIYSPTGGHAVYVDAEEFLPEIPREQYPGQVLVGELYREGGVRAVELGEFAFPGEDRPQLVRLCLPRRTYFREHLEHIAETFEAVGEKRDQLSGLEIVWEPPMEELRHFSAELEPVE, encoded by the coding sequence ATGCGAGCCTACCGGGCCAAAGTCGTCGAACCGATTCACCTCCCCGACCGCGACGAGCGCGTCGCGAACATCGAAGCGGCGGGCTACAACGTTTTCAACCTCGACTCCGAGGACGTGTTCATCGACCTGCTGACCGACAGCGGGACGGGAACGATGAGCGATGCACAGTGGGCCGCCATGATGCGCGGCGACGAGGCGTACGCGGGCAGTGACAGCTTCAAACGCCTCCAGGAGAGCGTTTCGGACGTGATGGGCTTCGACAAAATCGTCCCGGCCCATCAGGGCCGCGGCGCGGAGAACGTCCTTTACGGCGTCACCGTCTCCGAGGGCGATTACGTCCCGAACAACACCCACTTCGACACGACGCGGGCACACGTCGTCAACAACGGCGGGAAACCGGTCGATTGTCCCGTGGACGTCGCGCCGGACGACCCCTTCCAGGGTAACCTCGACCCCGACAAGGTCCGCGAGTTGGCCGACGAGGTCGGAGCGGAGAACATCCCCGCTGTCCTCGTCACCATCACGAACAACTCGATGGCGGGCCAACCCGTGAGCGTCGCAAACATCCGCGAGGCGCGCGAGGTGGCCGACGAACTCGACGCCCTGCTGGTCATCGACGCCTGCCGATTCGCGGAGAACGCGTACTTCGTCCAACAGCGCGAAGCCGAGTTCGAGGGGGAGGAGCGTGGCCGACATCGCCCGCGAGGAACTTTCCTACGCCGACGCCATCGTCATGAGCGGGAAGAAGGACGCGCTCGCCAACATCGGCGGGTTCGCTTCGGCGTGCGCGACGACGACCTGTTCGAACACGCGAAACAGCGCGGCATCCTCTACGAGGGGTTCACCACCTACGGTGGACTTGCCGGACGCGACCTGGAGGCGATGGCGGTCGGTCTTCGTGAAGCGGTCACTCAGCCCTACATCGAGTCACGCGTCGAGCAGGTCGCCGAACTCGGCGACCTGCTCCTCGAAGCGGACGTTCCGATTTACAGTCCCACCGGCGGCCACGCGGTGTACGTGGACGCGGAGGAGTTCCTGCCGGAAATCCCGCGCGAGCAGTATCCCGGACAGGTTCTCGTCGGCGAACTGTACCGCGAGGGCGGCGTTCGCGCCGTCGAACTCGGCGAGTTCGCGTTCCCCGGCGAGGACCGCCCGCAACTCGTCCGGCTCTGTCTCCCCCGCCGGACCTACTTCCGCGAGCATCTGGAACACATCGCCGAAACCTTCGAAGCGGTCGGCGAGAAGCGCGACCAACTCTCGGGCTTGGAAATCGTCTGGGAACCGCCGATGGAGGAACTGCGTCACTTCAGCGCGGAACTCGAACCCGTCGAATAA